A region of the Thamnophis elegans isolate rThaEle1 chromosome 1, rThaEle1.pri, whole genome shotgun sequence genome:
agtcgcctggggcggaaccacctggtcggttcctcctccctatggtgggggtttggcctccggaagtcaagcctcagtaggcagtggtctgaccacgacaggggtatgatctcattacccctcagaccaagatcacgcatccactgctccgagaggaatacgaggtcgagcatgtgacccgctgtatgagttgggccccggattacctgggtcaagcccatggctgtcatggaagccatgaactcctgcgccccgtcagagcgttcaccgagcgatggcaaattaaagtcccccagaactataagcctggggagctcaactgccagctcggctactgactcgaggagcgaggggagggatgctgcaacgcagttgggaggcaggtacgttagcagcagacccacttgacccttgaggtccaactttatcagcagggactcacacccggcaagctccttgtctttttatgtagactgagagcatctgcaccaatggtgggtttcaaaaattgttcgaacctactctgtgggtgtggcctcctttgtgggagtggcttgccacccatgtgaccaggtgggagtggcttgccgcccatgtgaccagatatgaagatgcccatgacacttgtcagaaccaccttaaattacctcacacacagcactggcatgcataagaatatgatgtaaacttattttttaaaaggcatctttggtttgcgttaaacaacttcaacacaagcaatgttctgattgcaccacaaatgcagtagtcatccttacctttcacagaggcactgagttttataaatatgagcatgatagtgtagaataatcatatccaaggaccagtggtgggtttcaaaaaaatttggaacctcttctgtaggtgtgacctgctttccgggtccactggtggaacctcttctaactggttcggtagatttgacgaaccggttctactgaataggtgcgaactggtaggaacccacctctgatatgcaccaaagacaaattgtgtccaattacacttggccaataaagaattctagtctattctattctaatccattcctgttttcacctaattaaaagattaacacttcccccctccctttccagtGTTATCAGTTACATTGTCCAATGGATATGGCTGGCAGGCTTCTCTCCTTCACCAGCCATCTGTTAGGATGAAATTGgtgtggcaactatgaggcaggaCAAGAGACTTCAGCAGCTTCAGAATTGACACTACCTGTACATATTTTGGCATGAGGTGAGCCATCTCCCATCCTAGTGATCAAACAATGAACGATAGAATGTTGTTTGGTCACAAGGATGGGAAAGGGCTCGCCTCATGCCTTAACATGTACAGATGGTTCTCAACTGACAAGGGTGGTTGAGATGAGAATTTATGTTACTGAGTGATTTAAAGTGTGACCACATTGCTTAACAATAGCAATCCTTGTAGTCCCAGCTGCCATGTTAACTGATTTGTAAGGTCAAGctacttcctgccagcttcccataaCCAAACTCAGTGGGGAATCCAGCAAGAAGTTACAAGTCCCAGGCTGGCAGGAAGGTACCATGTTCTCCGAAAATATaaaactgggtcttatattaattctgactgcaaaagatgcattagggcttattttttggttaggccttatttttggggaaatagtaCTAAATGCATctatctggctgacaatcttaacggccctattttgggggtagggcttatattacgagcatcctgaaaaatgctaggacttattttctgctcaggtcttatttttggggaaacagtaaTTAAGGGAGTGTTGCAGTGTAGGTTTGATGTTACAAACATATATGAGAGGAATTTTCACAACAATATACAGAATGAGGGGATCCAAACATGAATGTTAGGATTTCACAACATTCCTACCTACTATAGCAAAGAAACAGCAGAATTCAAACATTAGGGATTTCTCAGTAGCCATTTATTTTCAAATGATGTAATAAGATGTACATTCTAGGTTCACAAATGAATTACTCCCCGTCCCATTACTTTGATATCAATGTGTAGATGTGCCTTAATAAAATATAGTGCAAATGGCAGGGATTCTGAACTTGTATCAACTCGTGTTTGAATTGGTCACAGGGCTAGAACTGCTGGGAATTTGGCTTCAACATCCTCTTAaagtctccctcccctccctgaaCCATGCAAAGCAATGTTGAGGTAAAGGTACTAATAATTGCAGTAGGATCCTGTCGTGGTTCACTGGTGTGCTTCTGTGGAGTCCATAAAATTATCTGGGGATAGAGCAGTAAAGGGGGAAAATCTGTTCACTATTTTCAGACTGTGAGAATCAGGCTGATACTTTTTAGTAGAGTAAGATCCatgtattttacatattttgaaGAATTATGGATATTTCCTTTAGTGTTCCTCTTTCCAAGATGCAATGCAGAAAAATAAAACCTTCCAAAAGTTCACAGATTATTGGTTTAATTGTTTCCATTAAAATGCATCTCTCTTGGGTGATATATATGTTTGGAGAAACTCTGTCCAGGTTCATTTCCTTCCATGCaatattttcccttctttccaaTTAGTTCAAAGTGACATCCTCAGGTTGCAAAGCCTCACACAATCAGTTCATCAGTTCTAGTAGATCAATAATGCCCATGTATTCTTTGGTTCTCAGTTTTATGGTGATATGAGGCAGCCTCATCCCACAACTTCAGCAATGGGAAGACTGTAAGAGTACTAAACATTTCATATAATTAAAAGGTTATATCAATGTTTTAAGGTCTTTCTGGAATACCCAATACATACAGGGATGATACAGCAATCAGAATAAGTGCTTTGCATTTAAAAGTGTGAGAATTCTAGATGTTCAATCAAAATTTATTAGGCTAGTGGCCTTCCATAAGATAATGGTGGATAACATCCCAAATTAAAGATGCTAAATTCTCATGCAAGAGACAGCTAGGTATCCTCCATCCTCAAACAAACCTTTTCCTTTCAGATACCTTTAATTCCCAAACAATGGCAACCACCCCCGCCccaaatttatttgtatttttaattacatATGCAGTTGTTTGGATAGCCATTAGTCAGAGTTGAACAATTCGGAATATACTGATATTTCATCTATTGAGGTCTAATTTTCATGTCCACATATTTGTAAGAATAATGGTGCCCCTTCCCAGCAGCCCAGTTGATGCCATCAGCATAAGAGCTATGTTCCCCTTTGTGATACAGGCCATTCAGGTTGGAAGAGTGGCAGGCACCATACCACCAACCTCCCTTGTAAACTGCAGCACAACTTCCAGTTTTATGGGTATCATTGTCTTTGTCTTTTGTAGAGAATGCCAGGCTATTATGTCCTGAGAAAGAATCTCCTGAGTGAAGGTAATCAGAGGAAAAAATCAATGATTTACAGTATTGTTGCTTTCATTCAGAGTGCTACAACAGTGAAAAATACATATTCTCTGCTAGGAAGAATTCAGCAGGAAATCAAACATAATAGAATGCATAACTTATATGCAGAAATTCCCAACTCAGTTTATCATATTACCAGGTAGGAATTTCTTATACCATTGTTTGCTGAACCatggtttattaaataaatcCTAATTGTCAAATCATGCCACATGCCAAGCTAAAAACCATGGTTTAACAAACATAGCTAGACTTCATAATATACTAACTAAAAACCAACCGACATAGAACAATCTAATAAGGTCACCACACACATGAGAGTTACgtaaattaattatatatatatataggtctctagttgttcgggttttctcccgcgtagaattggagatgtcttggcgacgtttcgacgaagtcacatttgtcatcttcaggctgctgctgactacttcaggtttggtgtttccaggagtagtgtgggatcttggcctacaccccaaaatacagttcaccatggaaacagaagtaaacaaccaactccccttcctggacgtcttagtctacaggaaatctaacggctccctaggacacaccatctaccagaagaaaacacacactaaccgctatctgcatgcactctcacaccaccacccagcccagatcaattccgtagccaagacactcatctccagaacaaaacgcctagctgatgaacaacacctaaaaaccgaactacacactctcaccaacgtactgacatccaatggattccaaagaaataagatcaccaacctaatccaaaaagaaacccccactaaagtccaggacagagaacaagaaaatggaaaagccctcctcccatacataaaaggcaccacagacaaaatcagcaaaatcctccgcaaacacaacatcaagacagcattctgcacagaccggaaaatatccaccatcctaagaaaccccaaagacaaaattgaattagaaaatcaaggagtatatgaaatcccatgcactacttgccccgccacatacatcggacagaccaacagaagaataagtgcacgcattgaagaacacaaaaatgcaatcaaaaaagaagaaccaacttcttccctggtccaacacctcaaagccacaggacataaaattgacttcaataagacaagaaccatcgccaaggccgaacacttcaacaaccgtataatcagggaagcaatcgaaatagaaaaacacccacatagcatgaacaggcgagacgacacctcccgcctgccagccctttggaaacccgccctcatcaacaaacgaatcccaaacatgaagaatgagaccaggcccacactcacaatagccacacagaacactaccaaaaaacatccacaaagaaaacaaccaaaaacacaaactgatgaggaggcacgacccagaaccagaagccagactgctaaagcacaatcagcctcttcaaaacccctcctaccctcacaggaaacacaaccccccaaacaatcagaacagaacacccctccaccaaataaggacacacttccacctaatcaagacacacccaagcccccattcaatcagttttaatcccctactggcagttaaaatttaatcccctaccagcagttataaggaacaaaacagccaagatcccacactactcctggaaacaccaaacctgaagtagtcagcagcagcctgaagatgacgaatgtgacttcgtcgaaacgtcgccaagacatctccaattctacgcgggagaaaacccgaacaactagagacctacatactaacacccgcgaaaacctcagaaaacatatatatatatatatatatatatatatatatatatatataatgtttaaaACTCTAGATGCAATTCTGGAGCTTACTTATTCTttcatgattaaaaataaaaaaattaaaaagaatcaaATTATACCACACATGGTACAGTTAACAGAGAGTCATTTAAAAAACACAGtatgaaacaaaacaatacaaaataatagaaaagcaaCCCTATGGCCAAATTCAGACCTTTTTCTTCCTGGTGGCAAAGTGCAACAAAACAAATTTAGCttctttcatagcaatagcaatagcagtagacttatataccgcttcacagggctttcagccctctctaagcggtttacagagagtcagcatattgcccccaacaatctgggtcctcattttacccacctcggaaggatggaaggctgagtcaaccctgagccggtgagatttgaaccgctgaactgctgatctagcagtagcctgcagtgctgcatttaaccactgcgccaccttggctcttcatagATATGCATGTATGAATggatgaatattttaacagagaACAAAGGATTTCTGCTTCAGGCCTGATAGCCAGTCCTGTATGGAGCTTCTGTCACCAGGCTGGAAATCAAAAAGCTGAGTCCTACTCATATCTTAGGtataaaaccagctgggtgaccttgggccagtctctctctctctctctgtctctctctctctccctcttttctcctctccctctctctcccaccccatcACCCCAGAAAGCAGCTACAGGCAAGCCACTTgtgaaatctttccaagaaaatttCAGGGACTGGTCCATGTGGTTGCCAGGAAACAAAATGGGTTCAATAGCATAAAATTGGTTAGTTCTTTAGGCAAACTTAAACAGTAAGGAAGGAATTGTTCATTTGGAGCAAGGGTATAAAACTGGTGGGACAGATGCATCACAttcaggccacgcccaccacaacTCTGCAAAGGgcaaaaacatcatgaaatgtcacgtgatggcaatctgacaccgcaagtttgacacccgtgatttgGAGCATCTTCTGTCACAGCagtagtatttagacttatagactgcttcacagctctttacagccctctccaaggtttacagagtcatcatattgccctcaacaatctgggtcctcattttaccgacctcagaagaatggaaggctgagtcaaccttgagcccattaGAATTGAACCACCGAAAtcctggcagccggcagtcaggagaattagcctgtaatactgcattctaaccactgtgccactgcagctcaTAAAAGGGCAGGGCAGCAATACACAGGGAATACAATTAGTCTTCATGTAGAAATTCTTTCAGAAAGCGATCATTCACAGTTACaataaaaagtaactttgtgaccaatgCCCACATTTATGATTTTACTGGTCTtctaaaacaaaggaaagctgaagaaagaTCACAAGCACAGTTATAGTTTCACTTAGCgactggtttgcttaacaacagaattgctggtcccaattatAATTGCTAAATGAAGACTATGTATACATATTCTGATAGCTTCATGTGAGCAcagaaatattgtatttttcggagtataagacacaccctttttcctcaaaaaagaggctgaaaagctgggtgcatcttataatacaccgaatacagcattttttgcctcccgaagccctgcccccttcaccaaaatggccatgcatagcctttaggagactttcagagagctcctgggggatgCGGAGGGCAGAGATGAGCAatttgctcccccagcccccagcaacactctataagcctccataaggcaatgcatgcaatttttttgacaaaaaatgggaccGCTTTCGTGAAAAACGGatcgttttttgcttgtttttgccgcccctacccccaggagctctctgcaagcctcccaaggctattcatgcctttttttaaagcaaaaaatggaccatttttgggaggtttgcagagtgcaaaaactttttttttccttttggaaagctctttaactgattgatgagaattagattgatcaagtgctgtgccagcagaaacaaagtcttaggtgctgcagaatgtcagtgatttccttctccagtacatggataaatacacctagaaacatctacctacccacCTTCTCTCTCATAATTATTCATAATAAATGATTTTTATATTCATATGATGCCTTGAGGCTTGTGGGGCTTGGCAAAAAATCAACTGCGGTATGACAGTTTTTTAACTCTCTTAAGTTAACTGCGTTTTATGATCTACATGAAGGTACTCAGATGAAGAAGCGGTCTCTCTATTACTCACCCATATTGCCATCCAAATAGGAGCCCACACTTAGCTTAtaattttcactttcattttcgATTCTGAAACTGGAATATGTTGCAAAGGTTGTGGAACCATTGAAATCTTGCACATCAATTCGCAATTGCTGTGTTCCTAAACACCAAAGGGTAGGTGTTATTAGAGAATGCATACTAGAGGTGCAGAAATCCTTGAAGGGAAGCGTATTGATAGTTGTAATAGACTTTCATTCCACAAGGACATAACCCCAGGGCTACCATGATTCATAAAAGCTTAGTTATCATTGCTTTTCAGTGGACACGATTCACAGTGCAAAAGCAATGACAACATGGAGGAACAGAATTACAGGAGCACCAGAGGTGGCCCAGGAAAATTAAACCACTGCCACGAAGTCACAAACTTTGTCTGATCATTTTGCACAATTAGTCAGAAAGTGACCCATGCATAGCcactttttcctttgttttcatcAAGTCAatatttttataactatctacTTACATATGGTAAGTAAGGCAGCAAAGAGGGATACAGATTGCTGCAGGCGTGTCCTGATTCCATATGTGAATGTATATTAGCAGGAGTCCCATGCAtacatatgtgtttgtgtgcatgtaatgtatatgtgtatgtgtatatgtatgtatatgtatgtatatgtatatatatatttatttccctcAGATTTCTTTTATGAATTTTGAATGTACCATTAATCTttatggaaggaaatggaagttAAGTCTTAAGTACTGACAGGAACAGATCAGAGTCTTTTTTTAATGCATATATGTGTCCCTGTGATGAAAAGAGAGTCTTTGGTAATATTAGAGACAGAATCTGAAAGGACTGATATTCATCTTTCCTTGTAAATTAATTCTGATAATAATGAGCGTTATCTGTATAATGGTATTTAATTTATCAAACTGAGCCTCAAGTAGAAGAGAAGATTTTGGGCTTACCAGAGCTGGTGAGAAGATGGATCTTATCATTGCCCAACCAGAATTCTGTTCCTTGcctcccaaatccttttttgtatGATTCCCAGTTACGGTAGAAATTGACAGAGCCATCCTGACGCTTCTGGAAGACCTGGTTGAGAGAGACAATCTGGTTTCTTAATGTTATACCATTTCCACTGGAGTCCCTCTTACTGGCTTAGTAAGTTCTTATTAGGCTACTGCTTTAAAAGTAAAGCATTGTGGGAAGGTGACTGCGTAATTAAAAAGTTGTTTGGAAGCACTACTACCCATGTTGTGTATACTTAAAAATGCAGTATGATAGGGGCCACCGTTGCCTTCTCTCACACCTGGACCAAAAGAAAGGAATCAAGAACATCTGAGGTGGCATAGGGTTGCCTATTTTTCTCAAGAATAAGGATTGCTTTCTCTTCTTTGCAGAGCTTGAAGGGATGGATGTTGAGGAAGGGGCAACACAAGGTTTCCTGAATTCAGCTTCAGGCAGGTAGAAGGGAGATTTCTATAATTTCCTCAAAGACCCCTgagagcaagacaagaagtaacagatggaaccTTTTCAAAGGGAGAtcccacctagaactaaggagaaatttcctgtcagtgagaacaattaatcagtggaacagcttgtttccagaagttgtaggtgctccatcaccggagatttttaagaagagactggaggaccttttgtctggaatggcataggacctcttgcttgagcaggcagttggattagaagccctccaaggtcccttccaactccatgatTCTGTATTCTGGGTTGTGTACATAGGTTCTCTAACCTGGCCCCCTCCAGATATGCTTGATGGCAACCCttgaatttctcagccagcaggACAAATAGctgggaatcagaggtgggttcctaccaatttgcacctattcggtagaaccgtttcgtcaaatctaccgaactggttagaagaggtttcaccagtggtcccggaaagcaggtcacacctacagaagaggttccaaaattttttgaaacccaccactggtccttggatatgattattctacactatcatgctcatatttataaaactctgtgcctctgtgaaaggtaaggatgactactgcgtttgtggtgcaatcagaacattgcgtgtgttgaagttgttttaacgcaaaccaaagatgccttttaaaaaacaagtttacatcatattcttatccatgccagtgctgtgtgtgaggtaatttaaggtggttctgacaagtgtcgtcggcatcttcatatccggtcacatgggcggcaagccactcccatccggtcacatgggcggcaagccactcccacaaaggaggccacacccacagagtaggttcgaacaatttttgaaacccaccactgctgggaatCCTATATACTGTCACCCCAACAGATCTGGAGAGAGCCTGGCTGGAAAAAGCTGCGTTAGCCTTTGAATATTACTAATGAATTAAAAGAAGTTTCCCTGCTTTCATTATATTGGACGCAAACATCTCTAAGACCTCTTACTTACCAACCAGCCCCCTCCATCTATTTCCATGTCACAGAAAACCACCATTGCTTTCCCTGTGATTGGATAGATGGTGTACCAGCCAGTGAGCGTCTCTCCTTGTTCATGGAGCTCCTTGCAATTTCTGGCTCTTCCCTCTGAGGGaacaatggggggagggggagaatatgTGGATCAGTTCAGATTCTCTCTGTTCTGAAAATATATGTGGTGGGACAATTACAGGTTTCTATGCAAGAATTTCTCCAGTGAAATCACCATAATGCCTATTGTTAGGAGAATGGATACATGTTGGTGTGCAATAACActtaaaaaataaagacaatatttatttatttatttatcaaatgtatatgcAATTCATCTCATATCCAATGATTCTGGGAAGCTTATAGCATATAAGTATGGTTATATCCTTCAAGACCTGAATAAGACATAAGAGTATTTGAATATGTATCAGGTTCTCCAAACTAGAGCCATTAATTATTGGGGAGGGGATTATGGGAGATAGAATCTAACATTCTTAGAAGACCCAAGTTGGGTAAAGCTGATATCTGCAGATGAAATGCATTACAAAGATCCTTAAACTGTGATCAGAGTATTTGTACTATTC
Encoded here:
- the LOC116510803 gene encoding veficolin-1-like isoform X1 gives rise to the protein MTIWIGFCFLFLIALSAERGLSTQEETETSCCTQLKSLAQCGGDKIVLQGQAGIPGIPGVPGTNGLPGAKGEPGPQGPPGEKGSAGIPGKAGPKGDKGDKGDNGEPCRLEGCQEEGRARNCKELHEQGETLTGWYTIYPITGKAMVVFCDMEIDGGGWLVFQKRQDGSVNFYRNWESYKKGFGRQGTEFWLGNDKIHLLTSSGTQQLRIDVQDFNGSTTFATYSSFRIENESENYKLSVGSYLDGNMGDSFSGHNSLAFSTKDKDNDTHKTGSCAAVYKGGWWYGACHSSNLNGLYHKGEHSSYADGINWAAGKGHHYSYKYVDMKIRPQ
- the LOC116510803 gene encoding veficolin-1-like isoform X2, translating into MTIWIGFCFLFLIALSAERGLSTQEETETSCCTQLKSLAQCGGDKIVLQGQAGIPGIPGVPGTNGLPGAKGEPGPQGPPGEKGSAGIPGKAGPKGDKGDKGEPCRLEGCQEEGRARNCKELHEQGETLTGWYTIYPITGKAMVVFCDMEIDGGGWLVFQKRQDGSVNFYRNWESYKKGFGRQGTEFWLGNDKIHLLTSSGTQQLRIDVQDFNGSTTFATYSSFRIENESENYKLSVGSYLDGNMGDSFSGHNSLAFSTKDKDNDTHKTGSCAAVYKGGWWYGACHSSNLNGLYHKGEHSSYADGINWAAGKGHHYSYKYVDMKIRPQ